From Macaca mulatta isolate MMU2019108-1 chromosome 1, T2T-MMU8v2.0, whole genome shotgun sequence, the proteins below share one genomic window:
- the RCC1 gene encoding regulator of chromosome condensation isoform X5, translating to MSPKRIAKRRSPPADAIPKSKKVKDARAAASRRIPGARSCQVSHRSHSTEPGLVLTLGQGDVGQLGLGENVMERKKPALVSIPEDVVQAEAGGMHTVCLSKSGQVYSFGCNDEGALGRDTSVEGSEMIPGKVELQEKVVQVSAGDSHTAALTEDGRVFLWGSFRDNNGVIGLLEPMKKSMVPVQVQLDVPVVKVASGNDHLVMLTAGGDLYTLGCGEQGQLGRVPELFANRGGRQGLERLLVPKCVMLKSRGSRGHVRFQDAFCGAYFTFAISHEGHVYGFGLSNYHQLGTPGTESCFIPQNLTSFKNSTKSWVGFSGGQHHTVCMDSEGKAYSLGRAEYGRLGLGEGAEEKSIPTLISRLPAVSSVACGASVGYAVTKDGRVFAWGMGTNYQLGTGQDEDAWSPVEMTGKQLENRVVLSVSSGGQHTVLLVKDKEQS from the exons ATGTCACCCAAGCGCATAGCTAAAAGAAGGTCCCCCCCAGCAGATGCCATCCCCAAAAGCAAGAAGGTGAAGG ACGCGAGGGCCGCTGCCTCCCGCCGCATTCCTGGCGCCCGCTCCTGCCAAG TCTCACACAGGTCCCACAGCACAGAACCCGGCTTGGTGCTGACACTAGGCCAGGGCGATGTGGGCCAGCTGGGGCTGGGTGAGAATGTGATGGAGAGGAAGAAGCCGGCCCTGGTATCCATTCCAGAGGATGTTGtgcaggctgaggctgggggcaTGCACACCGTGTGTCTAAGCAAAAGTGGCCAG GTCTATTCCTTCGGCTGCAATGATGAGGGTGCCCTGGGAAGGGACACATCAGTGGAGGGCTCGGAGATGATCCCTGGGAAAGTGGAGCTGCAAGAGAAGGTGGTACAGGTGTCAGCAGGAGACAGTCACACAGCAGCCCTCACCGAGGATGGCCGTGTCTTCCTCTGGGGCTCCTTCCGG GACAATAACGGTGTGATTGGGCTGTTGGAGCCCATGAAGAAGAGCATGGTGCCAGTGCAGGTGCAGCTGGACGTGCCTGTGGTAAAGGTGGCCTCAG GAAATGACCACTTGGTGATGCTGACAGCTGGTGGTGACCTCTACACCTTGGGCTGCGGGGAACAGGGCCAGCTAGGCCGTGTGCCTGAGTTATTTGCCAACCGTGGTGGCCGGCAAGGTCTTG AACGACTCCTGGTCCCCAAGTGTGTGATGCTGAAATCCAGGGGAAGCCGGGGCCACGTGAGATTCCAGGATGCCTTTTGTGGTGCCTATTTCACCTTTGCCATCTCCCACGAGGGCCACGTGTACGGCTTTGGCCTCTCCAACTACCATCAGCTTG GAACTCCGGGCACAGAATCTTGCTTCATACCCCAGAACCTAACATCCTTTAAGAATTCCACCAAGTCCTGGGTGGGCTTCTCTGGTGGCCAGCACCATACAGTCTGCATGGATTCAGAAG gAAAAGCATACAGCCTGGGCCGGGCTGAGTATGGGCGGCTGGGCCTTGGGGAGGGTGCTGAGGAGAAGAGCATACCCACCCTCATCTCCAGGCTGCCTGCTGTCTCCTCAGTGGCTTGTGGGGCCTCTGTGGGGTATGCTGTGACCAAGGATG gTCGTGTTTTCGCCTGGGGCATGGGCACCAACTACCAGCTGGGCACAGGGCAGGATGAGGACGCCTGGAGCCCTGTGGAGATGACGGGCAAACAGCTGGAGAACCGTGTGGTCTTATCTGTGTCCAGCGGGGGCCAGCATACAGTCTTATTAGTCAAGGACAAGGAACAGAGCTGA
- the RCC1 gene encoding regulator of chromosome condensation isoform X6 — translation MSPKRIAKRRSPPADAIPKSKKVKVSHRSHSTEPGLVLTLGQGDVGQLGLGENVMERKKPALVSIPEDVVQAEAGGMHTVCLSKSGQVYSFGCNDEGALGRDTSVEGSEMIPGKVELQEKVVQVSAGDSHTAALTEDGRVFLWGSFRDNNGVIGLLEPMKKSMVPVQVQLDVPVVKVASGNDHLVMLTAGGDLYTLGCGEQGQLGRVPELFANRGGRQGLERLLVPKCVMLKSRGSRGHVRFQDAFCGAYFTFAISHEGHVYGFGLSNYHQLGTPGTESCFIPQNLTSFKNSTKSWVGFSGGQHHTVCMDSEGKAYSLGRAEYGRLGLGEGAEEKSIPTLISRLPAVSSVACGASVGYAVTKDGRVFAWGMGTNYQLGTGQDEDAWSPVEMTGKQLENRVVLSVSSGGQHTVLLVKDKEQS, via the exons ATGTCACCCAAGCGCATAGCTAAAAGAAGGTCCCCCCCAGCAGATGCCATCCCCAAAAGCAAGAAGGTGAAGG TCTCACACAGGTCCCACAGCACAGAACCCGGCTTGGTGCTGACACTAGGCCAGGGCGATGTGGGCCAGCTGGGGCTGGGTGAGAATGTGATGGAGAGGAAGAAGCCGGCCCTGGTATCCATTCCAGAGGATGTTGtgcaggctgaggctgggggcaTGCACACCGTGTGTCTAAGCAAAAGTGGCCAG GTCTATTCCTTCGGCTGCAATGATGAGGGTGCCCTGGGAAGGGACACATCAGTGGAGGGCTCGGAGATGATCCCTGGGAAAGTGGAGCTGCAAGAGAAGGTGGTACAGGTGTCAGCAGGAGACAGTCACACAGCAGCCCTCACCGAGGATGGCCGTGTCTTCCTCTGGGGCTCCTTCCGG GACAATAACGGTGTGATTGGGCTGTTGGAGCCCATGAAGAAGAGCATGGTGCCAGTGCAGGTGCAGCTGGACGTGCCTGTGGTAAAGGTGGCCTCAG GAAATGACCACTTGGTGATGCTGACAGCTGGTGGTGACCTCTACACCTTGGGCTGCGGGGAACAGGGCCAGCTAGGCCGTGTGCCTGAGTTATTTGCCAACCGTGGTGGCCGGCAAGGTCTTG AACGACTCCTGGTCCCCAAGTGTGTGATGCTGAAATCCAGGGGAAGCCGGGGCCACGTGAGATTCCAGGATGCCTTTTGTGGTGCCTATTTCACCTTTGCCATCTCCCACGAGGGCCACGTGTACGGCTTTGGCCTCTCCAACTACCATCAGCTTG GAACTCCGGGCACAGAATCTTGCTTCATACCCCAGAACCTAACATCCTTTAAGAATTCCACCAAGTCCTGGGTGGGCTTCTCTGGTGGCCAGCACCATACAGTCTGCATGGATTCAGAAG gAAAAGCATACAGCCTGGGCCGGGCTGAGTATGGGCGGCTGGGCCTTGGGGAGGGTGCTGAGGAGAAGAGCATACCCACCCTCATCTCCAGGCTGCCTGCTGTCTCCTCAGTGGCTTGTGGGGCCTCTGTGGGGTATGCTGTGACCAAGGATG gTCGTGTTTTCGCCTGGGGCATGGGCACCAACTACCAGCTGGGCACAGGGCAGGATGAGGACGCCTGGAGCCCTGTGGAGATGACGGGCAAACAGCTGGAGAACCGTGTGGTCTTATCTGTGTCCAGCGGGGGCCAGCATACAGTCTTATTAGTCAAGGACAAGGAACAGAGCTGA
- the RCC1 gene encoding regulator of chromosome condensation isoform X4, with product MLWGSSRPGGERWSSLWPTCTEGRKMSPKRIAKRRSPPADAIPKSKKVKVSHRSHSTEPGLVLTLGQGDVGQLGLGENVMERKKPALVSIPEDVVQAEAGGMHTVCLSKSGQVYSFGCNDEGALGRDTSVEGSEMIPGKVELQEKVVQVSAGDSHTAALTEDGRVFLWGSFRDNNGVIGLLEPMKKSMVPVQVQLDVPVVKVASGNDHLVMLTAGGDLYTLGCGEQGQLGRVPELFANRGGRQGLERLLVPKCVMLKSRGSRGHVRFQDAFCGAYFTFAISHEGHVYGFGLSNYHQLGTPGTESCFIPQNLTSFKNSTKSWVGFSGGQHHTVCMDSEGKAYSLGRAEYGRLGLGEGAEEKSIPTLISRLPAVSSVACGASVGYAVTKDGRVFAWGMGTNYQLGTGQDEDAWSPVEMTGKQLENRVVLSVSSGGQHTVLLVKDKEQS from the exons GGCAGGAAGATGTCACCCAAGCGCATAGCTAAAAGAAGGTCCCCCCCAGCAGATGCCATCCCCAAAAGCAAGAAGGTGAAGG TCTCACACAGGTCCCACAGCACAGAACCCGGCTTGGTGCTGACACTAGGCCAGGGCGATGTGGGCCAGCTGGGGCTGGGTGAGAATGTGATGGAGAGGAAGAAGCCGGCCCTGGTATCCATTCCAGAGGATGTTGtgcaggctgaggctgggggcaTGCACACCGTGTGTCTAAGCAAAAGTGGCCAG GTCTATTCCTTCGGCTGCAATGATGAGGGTGCCCTGGGAAGGGACACATCAGTGGAGGGCTCGGAGATGATCCCTGGGAAAGTGGAGCTGCAAGAGAAGGTGGTACAGGTGTCAGCAGGAGACAGTCACACAGCAGCCCTCACCGAGGATGGCCGTGTCTTCCTCTGGGGCTCCTTCCGG GACAATAACGGTGTGATTGGGCTGTTGGAGCCCATGAAGAAGAGCATGGTGCCAGTGCAGGTGCAGCTGGACGTGCCTGTGGTAAAGGTGGCCTCAG GAAATGACCACTTGGTGATGCTGACAGCTGGTGGTGACCTCTACACCTTGGGCTGCGGGGAACAGGGCCAGCTAGGCCGTGTGCCTGAGTTATTTGCCAACCGTGGTGGCCGGCAAGGTCTTG AACGACTCCTGGTCCCCAAGTGTGTGATGCTGAAATCCAGGGGAAGCCGGGGCCACGTGAGATTCCAGGATGCCTTTTGTGGTGCCTATTTCACCTTTGCCATCTCCCACGAGGGCCACGTGTACGGCTTTGGCCTCTCCAACTACCATCAGCTTG GAACTCCGGGCACAGAATCTTGCTTCATACCCCAGAACCTAACATCCTTTAAGAATTCCACCAAGTCCTGGGTGGGCTTCTCTGGTGGCCAGCACCATACAGTCTGCATGGATTCAGAAG gAAAAGCATACAGCCTGGGCCGGGCTGAGTATGGGCGGCTGGGCCTTGGGGAGGGTGCTGAGGAGAAGAGCATACCCACCCTCATCTCCAGGCTGCCTGCTGTCTCCTCAGTGGCTTGTGGGGCCTCTGTGGGGTATGCTGTGACCAAGGATG gTCGTGTTTTCGCCTGGGGCATGGGCACCAACTACCAGCTGGGCACAGGGCAGGATGAGGACGCCTGGAGCCCTGTGGAGATGACGGGCAAACAGCTGGAGAACCGTGTGGTCTTATCTGTGTCCAGCGGGGGCCAGCATACAGTCTTATTAGTCAAGGACAAGGAACAGAGCTGA
- the RCC1 gene encoding regulator of chromosome condensation isoform X3, with amino-acid sequence MLWGSSRPGGERWSSLWPTCTEGRKMSPKRIAKRRSPPADAIPKSKKVKGKLALASLVYLLHPSVSHRSHSTEPGLVLTLGQGDVGQLGLGENVMERKKPALVSIPEDVVQAEAGGMHTVCLSKSGQVYSFGCNDEGALGRDTSVEGSEMIPGKVELQEKVVQVSAGDSHTAALTEDGRVFLWGSFRDNNGVIGLLEPMKKSMVPVQVQLDVPVVKVASGNDHLVMLTAGGDLYTLGCGEQGQLGRVPELFANRGGRQGLERLLVPKCVMLKSRGSRGHVRFQDAFCGAYFTFAISHEGHVYGFGLSNYHQLGTPGTESCFIPQNLTSFKNSTKSWVGFSGGQHHTVCMDSEGKAYSLGRAEYGRLGLGEGAEEKSIPTLISRLPAVSSVACGASVGYAVTKDGRVFAWGMGTNYQLGTGQDEDAWSPVEMTGKQLENRVVLSVSSGGQHTVLLVKDKEQS; translated from the exons GGCAGGAAGATGTCACCCAAGCGCATAGCTAAAAGAAGGTCCCCCCCAGCAGATGCCATCCCCAAAAGCAAGAAGGTGAAGGGTAAGTTGGCCTTGGCCTCTTT GGTCTATCTTCTTCACCCTTCAGTCTCACACAGGTCCCACAGCACAGAACCCGGCTTGGTGCTGACACTAGGCCAGGGCGATGTGGGCCAGCTGGGGCTGGGTGAGAATGTGATGGAGAGGAAGAAGCCGGCCCTGGTATCCATTCCAGAGGATGTTGtgcaggctgaggctgggggcaTGCACACCGTGTGTCTAAGCAAAAGTGGCCAG GTCTATTCCTTCGGCTGCAATGATGAGGGTGCCCTGGGAAGGGACACATCAGTGGAGGGCTCGGAGATGATCCCTGGGAAAGTGGAGCTGCAAGAGAAGGTGGTACAGGTGTCAGCAGGAGACAGTCACACAGCAGCCCTCACCGAGGATGGCCGTGTCTTCCTCTGGGGCTCCTTCCGG GACAATAACGGTGTGATTGGGCTGTTGGAGCCCATGAAGAAGAGCATGGTGCCAGTGCAGGTGCAGCTGGACGTGCCTGTGGTAAAGGTGGCCTCAG GAAATGACCACTTGGTGATGCTGACAGCTGGTGGTGACCTCTACACCTTGGGCTGCGGGGAACAGGGCCAGCTAGGCCGTGTGCCTGAGTTATTTGCCAACCGTGGTGGCCGGCAAGGTCTTG AACGACTCCTGGTCCCCAAGTGTGTGATGCTGAAATCCAGGGGAAGCCGGGGCCACGTGAGATTCCAGGATGCCTTTTGTGGTGCCTATTTCACCTTTGCCATCTCCCACGAGGGCCACGTGTACGGCTTTGGCCTCTCCAACTACCATCAGCTTG GAACTCCGGGCACAGAATCTTGCTTCATACCCCAGAACCTAACATCCTTTAAGAATTCCACCAAGTCCTGGGTGGGCTTCTCTGGTGGCCAGCACCATACAGTCTGCATGGATTCAGAAG gAAAAGCATACAGCCTGGGCCGGGCTGAGTATGGGCGGCTGGGCCTTGGGGAGGGTGCTGAGGAGAAGAGCATACCCACCCTCATCTCCAGGCTGCCTGCTGTCTCCTCAGTGGCTTGTGGGGCCTCTGTGGGGTATGCTGTGACCAAGGATG gTCGTGTTTTCGCCTGGGGCATGGGCACCAACTACCAGCTGGGCACAGGGCAGGATGAGGACGCCTGGAGCCCTGTGGAGATGACGGGCAAACAGCTGGAGAACCGTGTGGTCTTATCTGTGTCCAGCGGGGGCCAGCATACAGTCTTATTAGTCAAGGACAAGGAACAGAGCTGA
- the RCC1 gene encoding regulator of chromosome condensation isoform X7, whose translation MERKKPALVSIPEDVVQAEAGGMHTVCLSKSGQVYSFGCNDEGALGRDTSVEGSEMIPGKVELQEKVVQVSAGDSHTAALTEDGRVFLWGSFRDNNGVIGLLEPMKKSMVPVQVQLDVPVVKVASGNDHLVMLTAGGDLYTLGCGEQGQLGRVPELFANRGGRQGLERLLVPKCVMLKSRGSRGHVRFQDAFCGAYFTFAISHEGHVYGFGLSNYHQLGTPGTESCFIPQNLTSFKNSTKSWVGFSGGQHHTVCMDSEGKAYSLGRAEYGRLGLGEGAEEKSIPTLISRLPAVSSVACGASVGYAVTKDGRVFAWGMGTNYQLGTGQDEDAWSPVEMTGKQLENRVVLSVSSGGQHTVLLVKDKEQS comes from the exons ATGGAGAGGAAGAAGCCGGCCCTGGTATCCATTCCAGAGGATGTTGtgcaggctgaggctgggggcaTGCACACCGTGTGTCTAAGCAAAAGTGGCCAG GTCTATTCCTTCGGCTGCAATGATGAGGGTGCCCTGGGAAGGGACACATCAGTGGAGGGCTCGGAGATGATCCCTGGGAAAGTGGAGCTGCAAGAGAAGGTGGTACAGGTGTCAGCAGGAGACAGTCACACAGCAGCCCTCACCGAGGATGGCCGTGTCTTCCTCTGGGGCTCCTTCCGG GACAATAACGGTGTGATTGGGCTGTTGGAGCCCATGAAGAAGAGCATGGTGCCAGTGCAGGTGCAGCTGGACGTGCCTGTGGTAAAGGTGGCCTCAG GAAATGACCACTTGGTGATGCTGACAGCTGGTGGTGACCTCTACACCTTGGGCTGCGGGGAACAGGGCCAGCTAGGCCGTGTGCCTGAGTTATTTGCCAACCGTGGTGGCCGGCAAGGTCTTG AACGACTCCTGGTCCCCAAGTGTGTGATGCTGAAATCCAGGGGAAGCCGGGGCCACGTGAGATTCCAGGATGCCTTTTGTGGTGCCTATTTCACCTTTGCCATCTCCCACGAGGGCCACGTGTACGGCTTTGGCCTCTCCAACTACCATCAGCTTG GAACTCCGGGCACAGAATCTTGCTTCATACCCCAGAACCTAACATCCTTTAAGAATTCCACCAAGTCCTGGGTGGGCTTCTCTGGTGGCCAGCACCATACAGTCTGCATGGATTCAGAAG gAAAAGCATACAGCCTGGGCCGGGCTGAGTATGGGCGGCTGGGCCTTGGGGAGGGTGCTGAGGAGAAGAGCATACCCACCCTCATCTCCAGGCTGCCTGCTGTCTCCTCAGTGGCTTGTGGGGCCTCTGTGGGGTATGCTGTGACCAAGGATG gTCGTGTTTTCGCCTGGGGCATGGGCACCAACTACCAGCTGGGCACAGGGCAGGATGAGGACGCCTGGAGCCCTGTGGAGATGACGGGCAAACAGCTGGAGAACCGTGTGGTCTTATCTGTGTCCAGCGGGGGCCAGCATACAGTCTTATTAGTCAAGGACAAGGAACAGAGCTGA
- the RCC1 gene encoding regulator of chromosome condensation isoform X2, whose amino-acid sequence MLWGSSRPGGERWSSLWPTCTEGRKMSPKRIAKRRSPPADAIPKSKKVKDARAAASRRIPGARSCQVSHRSHSTEPGLVLTLGQGDVGQLGLGENVMERKKPALVSIPEDVVQAEAGGMHTVCLSKSGQVYSFGCNDEGALGRDTSVEGSEMIPGKVELQEKVVQVSAGDSHTAALTEDGRVFLWGSFRDNNGVIGLLEPMKKSMVPVQVQLDVPVVKVASGNDHLVMLTAGGDLYTLGCGEQGQLGRVPELFANRGGRQGLERLLVPKCVMLKSRGSRGHVRFQDAFCGAYFTFAISHEGHVYGFGLSNYHQLGTPGTESCFIPQNLTSFKNSTKSWVGFSGGQHHTVCMDSEGKAYSLGRAEYGRLGLGEGAEEKSIPTLISRLPAVSSVACGASVGYAVTKDGRVFAWGMGTNYQLGTGQDEDAWSPVEMTGKQLENRVVLSVSSGGQHTVLLVKDKEQS is encoded by the exons GGCAGGAAGATGTCACCCAAGCGCATAGCTAAAAGAAGGTCCCCCCCAGCAGATGCCATCCCCAAAAGCAAGAAGGTGAAGG ACGCGAGGGCCGCTGCCTCCCGCCGCATTCCTGGCGCCCGCTCCTGCCAAG TCTCACACAGGTCCCACAGCACAGAACCCGGCTTGGTGCTGACACTAGGCCAGGGCGATGTGGGCCAGCTGGGGCTGGGTGAGAATGTGATGGAGAGGAAGAAGCCGGCCCTGGTATCCATTCCAGAGGATGTTGtgcaggctgaggctgggggcaTGCACACCGTGTGTCTAAGCAAAAGTGGCCAG GTCTATTCCTTCGGCTGCAATGATGAGGGTGCCCTGGGAAGGGACACATCAGTGGAGGGCTCGGAGATGATCCCTGGGAAAGTGGAGCTGCAAGAGAAGGTGGTACAGGTGTCAGCAGGAGACAGTCACACAGCAGCCCTCACCGAGGATGGCCGTGTCTTCCTCTGGGGCTCCTTCCGG GACAATAACGGTGTGATTGGGCTGTTGGAGCCCATGAAGAAGAGCATGGTGCCAGTGCAGGTGCAGCTGGACGTGCCTGTGGTAAAGGTGGCCTCAG GAAATGACCACTTGGTGATGCTGACAGCTGGTGGTGACCTCTACACCTTGGGCTGCGGGGAACAGGGCCAGCTAGGCCGTGTGCCTGAGTTATTTGCCAACCGTGGTGGCCGGCAAGGTCTTG AACGACTCCTGGTCCCCAAGTGTGTGATGCTGAAATCCAGGGGAAGCCGGGGCCACGTGAGATTCCAGGATGCCTTTTGTGGTGCCTATTTCACCTTTGCCATCTCCCACGAGGGCCACGTGTACGGCTTTGGCCTCTCCAACTACCATCAGCTTG GAACTCCGGGCACAGAATCTTGCTTCATACCCCAGAACCTAACATCCTTTAAGAATTCCACCAAGTCCTGGGTGGGCTTCTCTGGTGGCCAGCACCATACAGTCTGCATGGATTCAGAAG gAAAAGCATACAGCCTGGGCCGGGCTGAGTATGGGCGGCTGGGCCTTGGGGAGGGTGCTGAGGAGAAGAGCATACCCACCCTCATCTCCAGGCTGCCTGCTGTCTCCTCAGTGGCTTGTGGGGCCTCTGTGGGGTATGCTGTGACCAAGGATG gTCGTGTTTTCGCCTGGGGCATGGGCACCAACTACCAGCTGGGCACAGGGCAGGATGAGGACGCCTGGAGCCCTGTGGAGATGACGGGCAAACAGCTGGAGAACCGTGTGGTCTTATCTGTGTCCAGCGGGGGCCAGCATACAGTCTTATTAGTCAAGGACAAGGAACAGAGCTGA
- the RCC1 gene encoding regulator of chromosome condensation isoform X1 translates to MLWGSSRPGGERWSSLWPTCTEGRKMSPKRIAKRRSPPADAIPKSKKVKDARAAASRRIPGARSCQGACGPSPPDQKTRPVSHRSHSTEPGLVLTLGQGDVGQLGLGENVMERKKPALVSIPEDVVQAEAGGMHTVCLSKSGQVYSFGCNDEGALGRDTSVEGSEMIPGKVELQEKVVQVSAGDSHTAALTEDGRVFLWGSFRDNNGVIGLLEPMKKSMVPVQVQLDVPVVKVASGNDHLVMLTAGGDLYTLGCGEQGQLGRVPELFANRGGRQGLERLLVPKCVMLKSRGSRGHVRFQDAFCGAYFTFAISHEGHVYGFGLSNYHQLGTPGTESCFIPQNLTSFKNSTKSWVGFSGGQHHTVCMDSEGKAYSLGRAEYGRLGLGEGAEEKSIPTLISRLPAVSSVACGASVGYAVTKDGRVFAWGMGTNYQLGTGQDEDAWSPVEMTGKQLENRVVLSVSSGGQHTVLLVKDKEQS, encoded by the exons GGCAGGAAGATGTCACCCAAGCGCATAGCTAAAAGAAGGTCCCCCCCAGCAGATGCCATCCCCAAAAGCAAGAAGGTGAAGG ACGCGAGGGCCGCTGCCTCCCGCCGCATTCCTGGCGCCCGCTCCTGCCAAGGTGCCTGTGGGCCGAGCCCTCCTGACCAGAAAACCCGACCAG TCTCACACAGGTCCCACAGCACAGAACCCGGCTTGGTGCTGACACTAGGCCAGGGCGATGTGGGCCAGCTGGGGCTGGGTGAGAATGTGATGGAGAGGAAGAAGCCGGCCCTGGTATCCATTCCAGAGGATGTTGtgcaggctgaggctgggggcaTGCACACCGTGTGTCTAAGCAAAAGTGGCCAG GTCTATTCCTTCGGCTGCAATGATGAGGGTGCCCTGGGAAGGGACACATCAGTGGAGGGCTCGGAGATGATCCCTGGGAAAGTGGAGCTGCAAGAGAAGGTGGTACAGGTGTCAGCAGGAGACAGTCACACAGCAGCCCTCACCGAGGATGGCCGTGTCTTCCTCTGGGGCTCCTTCCGG GACAATAACGGTGTGATTGGGCTGTTGGAGCCCATGAAGAAGAGCATGGTGCCAGTGCAGGTGCAGCTGGACGTGCCTGTGGTAAAGGTGGCCTCAG GAAATGACCACTTGGTGATGCTGACAGCTGGTGGTGACCTCTACACCTTGGGCTGCGGGGAACAGGGCCAGCTAGGCCGTGTGCCTGAGTTATTTGCCAACCGTGGTGGCCGGCAAGGTCTTG AACGACTCCTGGTCCCCAAGTGTGTGATGCTGAAATCCAGGGGAAGCCGGGGCCACGTGAGATTCCAGGATGCCTTTTGTGGTGCCTATTTCACCTTTGCCATCTCCCACGAGGGCCACGTGTACGGCTTTGGCCTCTCCAACTACCATCAGCTTG GAACTCCGGGCACAGAATCTTGCTTCATACCCCAGAACCTAACATCCTTTAAGAATTCCACCAAGTCCTGGGTGGGCTTCTCTGGTGGCCAGCACCATACAGTCTGCATGGATTCAGAAG gAAAAGCATACAGCCTGGGCCGGGCTGAGTATGGGCGGCTGGGCCTTGGGGAGGGTGCTGAGGAGAAGAGCATACCCACCCTCATCTCCAGGCTGCCTGCTGTCTCCTCAGTGGCTTGTGGGGCCTCTGTGGGGTATGCTGTGACCAAGGATG gTCGTGTTTTCGCCTGGGGCATGGGCACCAACTACCAGCTGGGCACAGGGCAGGATGAGGACGCCTGGAGCCCTGTGGAGATGACGGGCAAACAGCTGGAGAACCGTGTGGTCTTATCTGTGTCCAGCGGGGGCCAGCATACAGTCTTATTAGTCAAGGACAAGGAACAGAGCTGA